A window from Culex pipiens pallens isolate TS chromosome 3, TS_CPP_V2, whole genome shotgun sequence encodes these proteins:
- the LOC120421436 gene encoding protein spaetzle-like — translation MTYVPPENLKLSGLNHRSTYDTNQHNTGDIYFPNDPPSTGPVRLEHCGPDFPICTNVLDYPQQLVNAIVARHEHRFAEVFGNDVVVNSGDHLDKRFDTSDDEFLCQSREKLVHPQSGYTMDKRLVMIVNTPSYTQGVRIETCANGGRSCHKLDHVLSFYRTECKQLYHYRTLLAIDTVTNQPYKESFRVPSCCKCVMKPLGRGSRTVNNILRNMQMLLLLLLLLLLL, via the coding sequence ATGACCTATGTGCCCCCGGAGAACCTGAAGCTCAGCGGCCTTAACCATCGCAGTACATACGACACCAATCAGCACAATACCGGCGACATCTACTTCCCAAACGACCCACCATCGACGGGTCCCGTCCGACTAGAACACTGTGGCCCAGACTTCCCGATTTGTACCAACGTACTGGACTACCCCCAGCAGCTGGTCAACGCGATCGTGGCCCGTCATGAGCATCGCTTCGCCGAAGTGTTCGGAAACGACGTCGTCGTAAACAGCGGAGATCACCTGGACAAGCGGTTCGACACGTCCGACGACGAGTTCCTGTGCCAGAGTCGGGAGAAGCTGGTGCATCCGCAGAGTGGCTACACCATGGACAAGCGGCTGGTGATGATCGTCAACACGCCCAGCTACACGCAGGGTGTCCGCATCGAGACCTGTGCCAACGGGGGGCGATCGTGCCATAAGCTGGATCACGTGTTGTCGTTCTACCGGACTGAGTGTAAGCAGCTGTACCACTACCGGACGCTGCTGGCCATCGACACTGTTACGAACCAGCCGTACAAGGAGTCGTTCCGGGTGCCGTCGTGTTGCAAGTGCGTGATGAAACCGCTCGGGCGTGGATCGCG